From Burkholderia cenocepacia, the proteins below share one genomic window:
- the gcvA gene encoding transcriptional regulator GcvA, with amino-acid sequence MARRLPPLNSLRAFEAAARLGSFTLAADELCVTHGAISRHVQQLEAWLGRPLFERHNRRVELTAAGRAYLAEVGASFDRIALATAQHFGHAQQRVLRVSAPATFSLRWLVPKLSSFQVAHPAIEVRLSTSNEPIDKLRDKVDLIVRGGPQAIDGYVAEEFLSEVRLPVCAPKLLEGRSLDTPADLAGFTLLHAATYPGMWPEWLAAAGHPNLVPRHSLTLEHFYLTLQGALDGLGVAMGPIALVADDIAEGRLVQPFSEPALPPWRYFTYVASARADDDAVRAFKDWLKATGRATV; translated from the coding sequence ATGGCCCGACGACTCCCTCCGTTGAATTCGCTGCGCGCATTCGAAGCCGCCGCGCGGCTCGGCAGCTTCACGCTGGCCGCGGACGAGCTGTGCGTGACGCACGGCGCGATCAGCCGGCATGTGCAGCAACTGGAAGCATGGCTTGGCCGGCCGCTGTTCGAACGCCACAACCGGCGCGTCGAACTGACCGCGGCCGGCCGCGCGTACCTCGCCGAGGTCGGCGCTTCGTTCGACCGGATCGCGCTCGCCACCGCACAGCATTTCGGCCACGCACAGCAGCGCGTGCTGCGCGTCAGCGCGCCCGCGACGTTCTCGCTGCGCTGGCTCGTCCCGAAGCTGTCGTCGTTCCAGGTCGCGCATCCGGCCATCGAGGTGCGGCTGTCGACGTCGAACGAGCCGATCGACAAGTTGCGCGACAAGGTCGACCTGATCGTTCGCGGCGGCCCGCAGGCCATCGACGGGTACGTCGCGGAGGAATTCCTGTCCGAAGTCCGGCTGCCGGTGTGTGCGCCGAAGTTGCTGGAGGGCCGGTCGCTGGATACACCCGCCGATCTCGCCGGCTTCACGCTGCTGCACGCGGCAACCTATCCGGGCATGTGGCCGGAGTGGCTCGCGGCGGCCGGGCATCCGAACCTCGTGCCGCGGCACTCGCTCACCCTCGAGCATTTCTACCTGACGCTGCAAGGCGCGCTCGACGGGCTCGGCGTCGCGATGGGGCCGATCGCGCTCGTCGCCGACGACATCGCCGAAGGCCGGCTCGTGCAGCCGTTCAGCGAACCGGCGCTGCCGCCATGGCGCTACTTCACGTATGTGGCGTCCGCACGGGCGGACGATGACGCCGTACGCGCGTTCAAGGACTGGCTGAAGGCAACGGGAAGGGCGACTGTGTAG
- a CDS encoding adenylosuccinate synthase yields the protein MPNVVVVGAQWGDEGKGRVVDWLAAQADLVARYNGGHNAGHTLVVGGNTYKLALLPSGIVRGKRGVIGNGVALDPEALLAEIGRMAELGLSVTPDNLSVAENATLVLPIHRAIDEAQERLRREPIGTTLRGIGPAYEDKVGRRGLRVGDLAEPDGLAAKLDVLVDHHNAWFRGLGLDEYDRDAMLATLVALAPKILPFVRPVWADLNDATDRGARILFEGSQAVMLDIDWGTYPFVTSSGTVASAAAAGTGLGAAKLGHVLGVTKAYATRVGGGPFLTELTDATGETLRARGQEFGVNTGRPRRCGWLDAAQLRQAVRISGIDSLALTKLDVLDGFESIALCVGYEFDGARVDHLPASLDAQSRAKPLYERFEGWQGSVKGVRERAALPRAAQDFIARIEAVAGAPVSMITTGAERDDTIVLRNPFDAAAAA from the coding sequence ATGCCGAACGTGGTGGTAGTGGGCGCCCAATGGGGCGACGAAGGCAAGGGGCGCGTCGTGGACTGGCTGGCGGCGCAGGCCGATCTCGTCGCACGCTACAACGGCGGCCACAACGCGGGCCACACGCTGGTCGTCGGCGGCAACACGTACAAGCTCGCGCTGCTGCCGAGCGGCATCGTGCGCGGCAAGCGTGGCGTGATCGGCAACGGCGTGGCGCTCGACCCCGAAGCGCTGCTCGCGGAAATCGGGCGGATGGCCGAGCTCGGGCTGTCGGTGACGCCGGACAACCTGTCGGTCGCCGAGAACGCGACGCTGGTGCTGCCGATTCACCGTGCGATCGATGAGGCGCAGGAGCGTTTGCGCCGCGAACCGATCGGCACCACGCTGCGCGGGATCGGGCCGGCCTACGAGGACAAGGTCGGGCGTCGCGGGCTGCGCGTCGGTGATCTCGCGGAACCGGACGGACTCGCCGCCAAACTCGACGTGCTGGTCGACCATCACAACGCGTGGTTCCGCGGCCTGGGGCTCGACGAGTACGATCGCGACGCGATGCTGGCGACGCTGGTCGCGCTTGCACCGAAGATCCTGCCGTTCGTGCGTCCGGTCTGGGCCGACCTCAACGACGCGACCGATCGCGGCGCGCGCATTCTGTTCGAGGGCTCGCAGGCCGTGATGCTGGACATCGACTGGGGCACGTACCCGTTCGTGACGTCGTCGGGCACCGTGGCCTCGGCCGCGGCGGCCGGCACCGGGCTCGGTGCGGCGAAGCTCGGCCACGTGCTGGGTGTCACGAAGGCGTATGCGACGCGGGTCGGCGGCGGCCCGTTCCTCACCGAGCTGACCGACGCCACCGGCGAAACGCTGCGTGCGCGCGGACAGGAGTTCGGCGTGAATACCGGCCGGCCGCGACGCTGCGGATGGCTCGACGCCGCGCAACTGCGCCAGGCCGTCAGGATCTCCGGCATCGATTCGCTGGCGCTCACCAAGCTCGACGTGCTCGACGGCTTCGAGTCGATCGCGCTGTGCGTCGGTTACGAATTCGACGGCGCGCGCGTCGATCATCTGCCCGCGAGCCTCGATGCGCAGTCGCGCGCGAAGCCGCTCTACGAACGGTTCGAAGGCTGGCAAGGCTCCGTGAAGGGCGTGCGCGAGCGGGCGGCGCTGCCTCGCGCCGCGCAGGATTTCATTGCGCGCATCGAAGCCGTGGCGGGCGCGCCGGTTTCGATGATCACGACCGGCGCGGAGCGCGACGACACGATCGTGTTGCGCAATCCGTTCGATGCGGCCGCCGCCGCGTAA
- a CDS encoding LysR family transcriptional regulator codes for MDTLQMMRIFVRVAEEGSFTSAAQRLDITTAYASRSVAQLETHLRTRLLNRSTRRIALTDAGQRYLDRCQRILGYIDEAEAEAADAQAKPSGRLHVHATTSFGQSYVMPAVVRYRERYPSVAVELTLSQHVPDIIDEGYDVSLQLSTTELPDSGLVSQRLGDVGSVLCASPAYLKARGTPRTVSDLAGHACLRLVTPLFPRDRWHLDGPNGRETVELPLPDFQVNIADALGTALRAGLGIGSLPMSAALPALASGALVRVLPDYRLQKLTVYTLYASRQYLDAKIRTFVDFLRECVPEMLAADEAALNACCASHHS; via the coding sequence ATGGATACGTTACAGATGATGCGCATTTTCGTCCGGGTCGCGGAGGAGGGCAGCTTCACGAGCGCGGCCCAGCGCCTGGACATCACGACGGCCTACGCGTCGCGCTCGGTCGCGCAACTGGAAACGCATCTGCGCACGCGCCTGCTCAACCGCAGCACGCGCCGTATCGCGCTGACCGACGCCGGGCAACGCTATCTCGACCGCTGCCAGCGCATCCTCGGCTATATCGACGAAGCGGAAGCCGAGGCGGCCGATGCACAGGCGAAGCCGTCCGGACGGCTGCACGTTCACGCGACGACGAGTTTCGGCCAGTCCTACGTGATGCCCGCGGTCGTGCGCTACCGCGAACGCTATCCGTCGGTCGCGGTCGAGCTGACGCTGTCGCAGCACGTGCCCGACATCATCGACGAAGGCTACGACGTGTCGCTGCAGCTGAGCACGACGGAGCTGCCCGATTCCGGGCTGGTGTCGCAGCGGCTCGGTGACGTGGGCAGCGTGCTGTGCGCGTCGCCTGCCTATCTGAAGGCGCGCGGCACGCCGCGCACGGTGAGCGATCTCGCCGGGCATGCGTGCCTGCGGCTCGTCACGCCGCTGTTTCCGCGCGACCGCTGGCACCTCGACGGCCCGAACGGCCGCGAAACGGTCGAACTGCCGCTGCCGGATTTCCAGGTGAATATCGCCGATGCGCTCGGCACCGCGCTGCGCGCGGGGCTCGGGATCGGCTCCCTGCCGATGTCGGCGGCGTTGCCCGCGCTCGCGAGCGGCGCGCTGGTGCGTGTGCTGCCCGATTACCGGCTGCAGAAGCTGACGGTCTACACGTTGTATGCGTCGCGTCAGTATCTCGATGCGAAGATCCGCACGTTCGTCGATTTCCTGCGGGAATGCGTGCCGGAGATGCTGGCCGCCGACGAGGCTGCGTTGAACGCTTGTTGCGCCTCCCATCATTCCTGA
- a CDS encoding sulfonate ABC transporter substrate-binding protein: MADRHSSIRRRLIHAGLAIAAGAAAHPGLALASAAGARTLRIGYQKGPLSLLKARGTLQGKLATLGVNVTWTEFPSGPPQLEALNAGSIDFGDVGEAPPIFALAAGAPLVYYAQTPAGPAAEAVVVAKDSPVKTFADLRGKRIALVKGSNTHFLLVRLLQAAKLGYTDVTPVWLSPSDARAAFENRSVDAWIIWDPFLAVVQQAFGARIVADGTGLVENRSYYFASRTYAQRNADVLDAVVSELATVQRWLDANRAQGAAEFSKLWGIPEPAVALAFRRARFGVEPVTRDTLAYQQRIADVFYQAGILPKRVDVSLAAPPSLA, encoded by the coding sequence ATGGCAGATCGACACTCCAGCATCCGCCGCCGGCTCATTCATGCCGGCCTGGCGATCGCGGCAGGCGCCGCCGCCCACCCGGGCCTTGCGCTGGCCAGCGCGGCCGGCGCGCGGACGTTGCGCATCGGATATCAGAAAGGGCCGCTCAGCCTGCTGAAGGCGCGCGGCACGCTGCAGGGCAAGCTCGCGACGCTCGGCGTGAACGTCACGTGGACCGAGTTTCCGTCGGGCCCGCCGCAACTCGAGGCGCTGAACGCGGGATCGATCGATTTTGGCGACGTCGGCGAAGCGCCGCCGATCTTCGCACTCGCGGCCGGTGCGCCGCTCGTCTACTACGCGCAGACGCCGGCCGGTCCGGCAGCCGAAGCCGTGGTCGTCGCGAAGGATTCGCCGGTCAAGACCTTTGCCGACCTGCGCGGCAAGCGCATCGCGCTGGTGAAGGGATCGAATACGCACTTCCTGCTGGTCAGGCTGCTGCAGGCCGCGAAGCTCGGCTATACCGACGTCACGCCGGTCTGGCTGTCGCCGTCCGATGCGCGAGCGGCGTTCGAGAACCGCTCGGTCGATGCGTGGATCATCTGGGATCCGTTTCTCGCGGTGGTCCAGCAGGCATTCGGCGCGCGCATCGTCGCGGATGGCACGGGGCTCGTCGAGAACCGCAGCTACTACTTTGCATCGCGCACGTACGCGCAGCGCAATGCCGACGTGCTCGATGCGGTCGTGTCGGAACTGGCGACGGTCCAGCGCTGGCTCGACGCGAACCGCGCGCAGGGCGCGGCCGAATTCTCGAAGCTGTGGGGCATTCCGGAGCCGGCCGTGGCGCTCGCGTTTCGCCGCGCGCGCTTCGGCGTCGAGCCCGTCACCCGCGATACGCTCGCGTACCAGCAGCGCATCGCGGACGTGTTCTATCAGGCCGGCATCCTGCCGAAACGCGTCGACGTCAGCCTCGCTGCGCCGCCCTCGCTCGCGTGA